GGACCGGGATGAAGAGGCAGGAACAGGGATTGGGAATGTAGGTGATGAGGGtatggagatggagatggaggatATGCGAATGAAAGTCAGGCTTTTGGAAGAGGGTGATAAAGTAGACACCGACGACGAGAACGAGGAGATTGACAGTGATGCTGCGTTTGAGGAGAGTGACGAGGAACGGTTTGCTGGGTTCTTCTCGAGCAAGGTGAATTTCATGCCtccgtgtttttttttggacTCGTTAACAAtttagaagaagaaagtcaagccctcgaagaagaagacccGGGTCCGCTTTGCGGAGGTCAATCTtaatgaagatgaggacaTGGTGGAGCAGGACGATGGCTCAGGGCCAAgcgatgaggaggaggaggaatctGGAGAAGACGATGAGTTTATCGACGTCCTTGATATTCTGGATGGTAGAGGGGAACCCTtgaacgacgacgacgaggccACTACGAGCCCCGATAGGCCCCGCGCCTCAAAGTCGAGTATTGATGGAAATAAGGATAGCGGCAGTCAAGACGAgcaagatgaagacgacgaagaccAAGATGACAATATCTCGATATCACTCTCTGACGCCGAAGAGGAAGCAACAGGCGCCCTTGAGGAGCTTCAAGATTTTGTCTCTTCCTTAGATCCCTCATCCTCCAAAAAACGCCGAGCCGATGACGAACCCTCCTCAACTTCAGAATCCGTCTCACGGCCCAAGAAACGACGAATAATCAAGGAGCAAACAGAGGCTGGCGAAGAGAATGAATTTAGGACCAAGGGAGCAGGTATTTACTTTCCACACCCGCTTTGGGAGCTTCCTCATCGAGAAACCCTTTTAACCAGGCCTTACTCTTACGGATCTCCTTGCCCCACTCTCCGGTAATGCGACTGCTGCATTCGAAAAATCCGTGAAAGTGCTTCAACAGACAAGCTCTACCAGCAAAAAGAAACCACAAACACTCTCCGCACCCCTTCCTCAGCGTACACAAGAACGACTTGATCGTGCGGCAGCGTACGAGCAAACTAAAGAGGAAGTCCAGAAATGGAGTGCGACGATGAAACGAATACAAGAGGCTGACCATCTGAGCTTCCCACTTCAACCCAAGGAAACTCAAGGACGGGTATCCAATCTGGAATTAGCCGCTAAATTTAAAGTAAGTTcgattttctttcttccgtCTAAAATGATCGTTAAAGTACTTTATCCAGCCAACAACTGCCCTCGAATCTACAATATCGAACCTTCTAACCTCGGCTAACCTCGCAACTGACGTTTCAGTTCTCCAAACAGAGGAGAACATGCTCAAGGCGAATGAACTCTCGGTCGAAGAAGTTGCCGAGCGACGAAAGGAACTACGCAAAATGCGTGAATTAATGTTCCGTGCTGAAGTGAAGGCAAAGCGGGTTAAGAAAATCAAGAGCAAGGTTTATCGGCGTATCAAACggaaggaaagggaaagggggGACAACGAACTTGATGTGGACgttgatgaggaggaggcgaGACTGCGACACGAGACTGAGCGTGCCCGGGAACGTGCAACTCTCAGACACAAGAATACTGGCAAATGGGCGAAATCTGTAACGAAGCGGGGAGGGTATGGTGAAGATGAAGGGGACGATGATGGCGTACGAGGTGGTAGACAGGAAATTGAGGATATGTTGGCTAGAGGAGAACAGCTCCGTAGAAAGATTGCTGGGAAGGATGGCGATAGTGGAGAAAGTGAAAGTGGTAGTGATGAAGAcaaagacgaggatgacgatgTTCGTGGGGCGTTTGATGAGCTGAAAGCACTCAGAGAGGAACCACTTGAACAGGACGAGGACGGGGGGAAGGAACGGAAGAGTGGGACAATATTTGATATGAAGTTTATGAGGGATGCCGAAGCTAGGAAACAGCAACAGGCCAATGCCATGGTCGACGACTTTATTCGGGAGATGGGCCAGGATTTGGGGCATGAAGACAGTATTGGAAATGTAGGAGAAGCATCCGGAGGCGGCGTTTTGGTCTCTCGCACTGGTGGTAGAATGGTCTACCGTCCAGGTGCTCCTGTAACAGTGAGCCCCCGCCTTACTGACATCAAGATATCTTCTTATTTCACATAGTCTTCGACTATGGTCGGCAGCACAATCGAAAAGGCACCTTCAGAGGGAAGCTCTACCCTTAAATCCGCTACCGACCTCTCTTCCGCACCTCCCTCGCCGATCGTCTCCACAGTTTCAAATGTGCGAccccttctttctcagcAATCCGAAGCAGGCATCTCCTCCGGCGATCCGCCAAATCCTTGGTTAGTACCTGCTGAAGCCCGGGGTGCAAAAGCGCCACGGAAGAAGAACGAGGTCGTCGTCGAAAAAGATAGCTCTGTAATGAGCAAATCCAAAAATAAGCTAAAGAAACAGGCCAAGAAGGCAGAAATTGACAAGGCCAAAGCAAAGGACGACGCGGTGGTCGAGATCCAAACAGACACCATTCTGAGTGCTACCGCTAAAGGAAAGGCCAAAGCACCTTCAAGTGCCGAAGAGGGCGATGATGATTCGGACGTTAATAGCGAGGTCGATGCTCAGGAAGCGGCGCTGTtaaagaagggaaagaaggGTAAAGGGCCCACCGCGTTTGAACAGAGGGATCTTGTTGCCCGTGCTTTCGCTGGGGACAGTGTTGTGAAGGTGAGCGGTAGCCTCCCCATTCCGGATGTTGCACGCACTCAAAAGGCTATATCAGGACTTTGAAGAAGCTAAGCGGCGAGAAATCGCGATGGATGCTCCCAAAGAAGTCGATACTACATTACCTGGTTGGGTGAGTTTCATTATTCTTCTTCGCGTAACGTCGTATTCTGGCATATCATTGACCCATCCCTCAGGGTTCTTGGGGTGGAAGTGGCACTAAGAAAGCAcctccaaaaccacaccTTATCAAGAAAGTTGCTGGTGTGGATCCCAAAACTCGAGCTGACTACAAAAAATCCCATGTCATCATCTCGGAGAGACGAGATAAGAAAGCGGCTAAATACCTAGTCAATGACTTACCGTACCCGTACACGAGCAAGGCGCAGTACGAACGTCGAATGGAACAGCCATTGGGTCCGGAGTGGAACACAAGGGTTGGTTTCCAGAGAGGCACATTACCGAAAGTCGTCAAGAAGGTTTGTTCAGTTGCTTTGTCCTACATGTTGCAGCTCTCATGGTTTCACCAGATGGGCACTGTTATTGACCCGTTGGAAAAGTTGTTTTGAGCGAAGCAGTGGCGACTTGCATTTCAAGTGAACGTTAGGGCTGTGTAGTTAGCTCTAGTTATATGTATTTCACTCTGTAACTTAAAAACAACGGCCCAGACGCCTTTGGTGAGCTCGTTTACCTAATCACACAACTTGATAAAaatgtcttcctctaccGACATCAATCCTCGAAGACTCGTCGGAATAACAGCAGAGCGGGCAACAAACGTCTCCAATGCTGAGTTTCCCGGTCATTATCCTGGAGAAGACCACTCTTGGGATCTACAAAAATTTTATGAAGTCAGTCGCGTCTTCCTTTCCGAGTATTTTGAATATTGACAAGACGTGGAAGGATAGAATACGACCGTTCGTGTAACAAAACTATCCAACCGGTCGATTGAATTTGACATTATCGGTGTGGACGCTTCGATAGCGAATGCGTTTAGGAGGATAATGCTTGCAGAGGTGAGTGAGAGCTGTTTTATTTCTTCATTATTCCAGCGGAAAGTTGATGGTATTTAGGTACCCACAGTTGCGATAGAACGAGTATACGTGTTTGACAACACTTCCATTATTCAAGACGAAGTTCTAGCCCACCGAATAGGCTTGGTACCGTTGAATGTAGATCCGGGTATTATGGATTATAGGGATCGTGCGTAACCGTCTTACTTCGTTCAGATCCATCCTTTTCACTTTTATTTTATCCAGCCAACGACGAAACTCTAGCAACAGATCGCAACACTATCGTTTTCAAAGTAGACTTGACATGTACCAGAAACCCTTCCGTACCCAAAGGCAGCAGCGAAGACCCAGCGGTCTTATATACCAACCACGAATTCCTTTCTTCACATCTAGTCTGGCAGCCAGCAGGAGAACAAGAAACCGTTTTTGCTGAAGTCGATAAACCAGGATCTACGAATCCCAACATCGTCCTAGCGAAACTCAGACCTGGCCAGTCGATAAATATGGAGCTACATGCTGTAAAGGGGGTTGGGAAGGATCATGCAAAGTTTAATCCTGTCGGTACGGTGtttttcgtttttttttctctttttctttttggtcGTTCGTTGAACAGTTACCGGTTAGCAACTGCATCTTACCGCCTTCATCCAAACATCGTCCTAAAAGGAGACATACCTCCCGATCGAATCGAAGCACTCAAAAAATGCTTTGCCCCCGGTGTAGTCCGCGTGAATTCCCTCACGGGAAAACCTTACATCGACAGAGAAGCAATGCGCGGAGATTATGTCACTAGGGAGGTTCTCCGTCATCCAGATCTTGCGGATAAAGTCGAGCTTTCCCGGATACGAGATCATTTTATTTGTGAGTTTttagctttttttttctgcctAATGACTTCTATACTAAATATGTCTCGGCGATCCCCCCGCAGTCGGTGTCGAAACAGAAGGTGCATATAAGCCTGAAGCCCTTCTACCCGAGGCTATCAAAGTCATGCGATCAAAAATATCAACGATGAAGGCAGCTGCTGAAGCGCTGTTGGAAGTAAAGCGGCAAGAGGACGTGACGATGGGGGAATCGTAGTGCTAGTGAGGTCTAGACTGTGATTTCCACGAATTATTACTACGTTGCGGAGTGTCCTTACTAATATAAAAGCAACCTGGGCATATCACCAGAACCTAATACTCTTCGGCTCATGCCCAGTAACTAGACGCTGGTGAACGATATTGGAAGTCATAGAGGACCACTTGAAAAGTTGGAACGCAACCATCAGCACAACTGGAACAAAAACACACCCAAAAACGCTACGCACTCCATTTCCAATAAACCCGCGGGCCCTTCGGGCAATCTCTGCATCCACGGCAGGTCCAACATCCCTCTGATAATCgtccaacaccaaatcacgACTAGTTACAATGTTTTCCCAGCCTTCTCTCTGTAACTCGTTTCTCAAAAGCCGGAGCTGGGAAGGAGACGAGTTGGTGAGGATGTAAACCGTGTGTAGCCGGAGTAGGTTATCAGCTTCTAGGGACTGTCGAACACTATGAACCTTCTCCACAGTCCTCCCTATCGAAGGTTGACAACGGTCAAGATACACAGACACATTTTCTGGCGTGTTTTTTCCGTACACGTATTCCTCGTTcggagaaggggaaggtACACCTCCGGGAGGCGGGATAAACACATCTTCTTGTGAtaggaaaggaagaagattcCACGAGTAGAAAGTCAAGTTATACGCCGCCAACAAGTCGGTACAAGCATCGGAGAAGTCTCCAAGTCTGACATGGATAGCCAGTACGGAGGATAACGGGTCTTGGTCTTCATCGACTCTCTTTGAATCCCCTACCATCGGTTCCGAAGAAGACCCCCTGACCTGGAACAGATGTAAATTCCTATCCACACCGGATTTGACGGTAGGAGAAGCCTTCAACAACTTCGAAACCGGCGACACAGAAAACGATTCCCAAAGCGGCAGTACTTTTTGTGTCGCCCACATCCGTACATCGAACGTCTGCGGGTACGGATCTTCCCCCTCTCCATCCTTTAGTCCACCTGGAAGGATTTCCACACACCTCTCAGGTGAATTTAGAAGCAAGTCCTTCCAATACTTGAAAATTTCATCTCCCCAAGGCGACTCCCAGTTCTGCCGTTGATTCTCCCCCACGGGCCCACCAGCATAACCGTACCGCGAGCGAGACAGGGAGTCTTTCGTAGGTTTCGGTATAAGCGGTTTAACCTCGTTCGTATAAATATACTTTCGTTCTTTCTGTGGGCAGACAATATCCCAATACCGAACAGAAACAGAGCGAGGCGAAGGATCGTCAGGTTCCCAAGGACCCCCAGCGGATGGACCAGAAATCAACGCGCTTAACGGTGTCCGAGGGTGTCTACGGCTTGGAGAAAAAGTGATGGGTGGGATCGGCCAAGGGTAGTAGGAGTCTTTCCAGTGGTAGTCTTGAAAAACATATGCGCGATTAGAGGCGCGTGCGAGGTGGGTGTTCATCAGTCTGAAACAGAAGAGTCGCGGTTTCTCTCAGACCCTTTAGTTTTGAGATGGAGTACTATGAAAACTTACACCTCATTAAACACATTGTTCCATCCCAACTGCCGGATCTCATTCGAGAACCTGACATACCTCCCTGTCCTACCCTCTGGAAACGGCAAATCCAGATTATGCTGCGGTAATCCATCCTCATGCGCGTAGAGCCAACTCCAATCTGGTGGACTCCCAGTGATGATCTTGTCCTTGTCTCCATACCGGAATACATCTAAGAAGCCTTTTGGATATATGTGGACTTTCAATCCTGTTATCCATAATAGGAAAAGCGACGAGAATGTTAATCCGAGCAAGGACACGAGAATACGGCGAATTGTGCGGATGTGAGGTCTAGGGGGTTGAGTATGGGGAACTAGTTTTCGGATTCCTGAACAGCTGGAGATGAAGAGCATAGTGATGGTCGAGGCATAAGAGTGTCAAAGAGGAAGACCTCGTTGATGTAATGTAGGGGTGCGAGGGAGACAGGTTCTTTCTTTAGATAATCGGTCCCCCCTATTCCGGCCACGGTGACGCGACGCGCCTCAATACCTAAATCCCTGTAATAATGCAACTTACAATTACAATTACAATCAATACGGTGTTTACTCAGACTGCATACAAGTATCAAGTGCTGAAGGTTAGGACGCTCCCACGGATCATGAGCTTAACATTTCTATCCGCAATCCACTCAAACTTGACCAATTCCAACGTGTCAGCAACATCCATGCTGCCTGTGGGAGGAAAACAAGGTCAGAGCCATTTCCACCACAAAAAATCGAAGCAAAAAAAGTCAACAAACAAGCCTACAAATACGCACCCTCATCTCCAATATTGAACGGATAAGTCTTGAACGGGTCCGACCCGGAATGGCCCTGCTTCGGAGGAGCCCCAGGATTAAAGAAACTCGAAAAACTCGTCCCAACCTTCCACACCAAAACAACATTCTCTCCAAGCGACACCGTGACCAGTCTTCTCCCATCgggaga
This genomic window from Marasmius oreades isolate 03SP1 chromosome 8, whole genome shotgun sequence contains:
- a CDS encoding uncharacterized protein (BUSCO:EOG09261UPM), with translation MARKPPSVSSHKPKRNNGSTNKKKFDAAGYAKRHSRKAAKAAHGQDDNDVYEYTPEKSRRSKIGLDLDRDEEAGTGIGNVGDEGMEMEMEDMRMKVRLLEEGDKVDTDDENEEIDSDAAFEESDEERFAGFFSSKKKVKPSKKKTRVRFAEVNLNEDEDMVEQDDGSGPSDEEEEESGEDDEFIDVLDILDGRGEPLNDDDEATTSPDRPRASKSSIDGNKDSGSQDEQDEDDEDQDDNISISLSDAEEEATGALEELQDFVSSLDPSSSKKRRADDEPSSTSESVSRPKKRRIIKEQTEAGEENEFRTKGAGLTLTDLLAPLSGNATAAFEKSVKVLQQTSSTSKKKPQTLSAPLPQRTQERLDRAAAYEQTKEEVQKWSATMKRIQEADHLSFPLQPKETQGRVSNLELAAKFKPTTALESTISNLLTSANLATDVSVLQTEENMLKANELSVEEVAERRKELRKMRELMFRAEVKAKRVKKIKSKVYRRIKRKERERGDNELDVDVDEEEARLRHETERARERATLRHKNTGKWAKSVTKRGGYGEDEGDDDGVRGGRQEIEDMLARGEQLRRKIAGKDGDSGESESGSDEDKDEDDDVRGAFDELKALREEPLEQDEDGGKERKSGTIFDMKFMRDAEARKQQQANAMVDDFIREMGQDLGHEDSIGNVGEASGGGVLVSRTGGRMVYRPGAPVTSSTMVGSTIEKAPSEGSSTLKSATDLSSAPPSPIVSTVSNVRPLLSQQSEAGISSGDPPNPWLVPAEARGAKAPRKKNEVVVEKDSSVMSKSKNKLKKQAKKAEIDKAKAKDDAVVEIQTDTILSATAKGKAKAPSSAEEGDDDSDVNSEVDAQEAALLKKGKKGKGPTAFEQRDLVARAFAGDSVVKDFEEAKRREIAMDAPKEVDTTLPGWGSWGGSGTKKAPPKPHLIKKVAGVDPKTRADYKKSHVIISERRDKKAAKYLVNDLPYPYTSKAQYERRMEQPLGPEWNTRVGFQRGTLPKVVKKMGTVIDPLEKLF
- a CDS encoding uncharacterized protein (BUSCO:EOG09263CLY) — translated: MSSSTDINPRRLVGITAERATNVSNAEFPGHYPGEDHSWDLQKFYENTTVRVTKLSNRSIEFDIIGVDASIANAFRRIMLAEVPTVAIERVYVFDNTSIIQDEVLAHRIGLVPLNVDPGIMDYRDPNDETLATDRNTIVFKVDLTCTRNPSVPKGSSEDPAVLYTNHEFLSSHLVWQPAGEQETVFAEVDKPGSTNPNIVLAKLRPGQSINMELHAVKGVGKDHAKFNPVATASYRLHPNIVLKGDIPPDRIEALKKCFAPGVVRVNSLTGKPYIDREAMRGDYVTREVLRHPDLADKVELSRIRDHFIFGVETEGAYKPEALLPEAIKVMRSKISTMKAAAEALLEVKRQEDVTMGES